From the genome of Arthrobacter sp. SLBN-122:
GCCCAGCACCACCTCGATGAGCGTGGAAGCGGGCACGGGGTTGAAGAAATGCAGCCCCAGGAAGTTCTCCGGCCGCTTCAGCTCACGGGCCAGGCCGTTCACGGACAGCGACGACGTGTTGGATGCGATGAAGGCGTCTTCCGCCAGCCGTTCCTCGATGTCCCGCAGCGCCGAAACTTTCAGGTCCCAGTCTTCGGGGACCGCTTCCACCACAAGGTGGCGGTCCTTAAAGGCGTCATAGTCCACCCCGACGTTAAGCCTGGACACCATCTCGTCCAGGTTTGCGTCGGTCACGCCGCGCTCAATGCTCTTCGCGGCCGCGGACTCCACCCGTTCCCTGGCGGCCTCCGCCGACTGTTCGTCGCGTTCCACCACCAGCACGTCGGCACCTTTGATGAGGAAGGCGTGGGCAATGCCGGCGCCCATGCGGCCGCCGCCCAGCACGCCGACAGAAGTGGGAAGGTTGGCGGGAATTTCAACGTTGCTCATGGTTTACTTTCCGTCGGCGGGGGTGGCGGAGGCGGCGTTGGCCTTCTTCGCTGCGTTGCGGTCCAGGAATGCCTGCATGCGGTCGAACTTGGCCTGGGATTCGAACAGGATTCCCTGGGCCAGCTGGTCGATGAGCGGATGGGCTTCCGCGGGGGCGTGGAACACGGACTTGGTGATCCGTACCGCCAGCGGGTCCTGCCGGCCAATCCTGTTGGCCAGGCTGTGGGCTGCATCCAGAAGGTCTGCGGGATCGTGGATTTCGGTGATGAGGTTGGCAGCCCGGGCCTCCTCTGCGCCGAGAACCAGTCCGGCCAACAGGATCTGCTTGGCCAGCGGCTCGCCCACAAGTTCCTTGAGTCGCCAGCTCGCACCGGCAGCAGCGAGGATCCCGAGCCCTGTTTCCGGGTTGCCGATGCGGACATTGGGGGTGCCGATCCGGAAGTCCGCGGCATAGGCGAGTTCGGCGCCCCCGCCCAGGCAGTAACCGTCCAGCGCAGCGATGACCGGCATGGGGAGCTTGGCGATCCTGACGAAGATGGTGGAGTTGATTCCCTGCAGGGCGTCATCCCGGCGCCGTTCGCGCAGCTGGGCGATGTCGGCGCCGGAGGCGAAGACTCCGTCCACACCGGCGATGATCAGCACCTTGGGGTTCTGTTCCAGCGCTGCGCAGACGGTATGGAGCTCATCCACCATCTGCTGGTCAATGGCATTCTTCACGTCGGGCCGGTTGAGCAGCACCACCACGCGGTCATCCCGCTCCTCCACCAGCAGGGCGGCGAAGTTTTCCGATGCCAGGTCTACGGCCATCCCCATCAAATCTTCTCCAGCAGCATCGCGGTGCCCTGGCCAACGCCCACGCACATGGTGGCCAGGCCGATTCGGGCGTCTTCGCGTTCCATCCGGCCCAGCAGGGTAATGGCAAGCCGTGAGCCGCTGGAACCGAGCGGGTGCCCCAGGGCGATGGCTCCGCCGTCGCGGTTGACGATCTCCGGCTCCAGCCCCAGGCGCCGGATGCAGGCCAGTGACTGCGTGGCAAAGGCTTCATTAAGTTCGACGGCGGACAGGTCACCGACGCTCAGGCCGCTTCGCTTGAGCACTTTCTGGGTGGCGGGGACTGGACCAATGCCCATGATCTCGGGTTCACAGCCGGCGGAGGCGCCGTCGATGATGCGGGCCCGGGGGATGAGGCCCAGCCGCTCGATGGCGGCCTCGGAGGCCACGATGATCGCTGACGCGCCGTCGTTGAGGGATGATGAGTTCCCCGCGGTGACCACGGATCCGCCGTGTGCCACGGGTTTGAGTCCCGCCAGAACGTCCATGCTGGTGCCGGCGCGGGGGCCCTCGTCCGTGTCCACCACGGTCTCGGACTTGCGGGACTTGACGGTCACCGGGACGATCTCGTCTTTGAAGCGGCCGGCCTGGATGGCATCCAGGGCCAACTGGTGGGAGCGGACCGCGAACGCGTCAGCGTCCTCGCGGGAGATCCCGTCCACCCTGGCCACTTCCTCGGCCGTTTCAGGCATCGAGTACGTCATCTTCCCGTCGCGGGACAGTCCGCCGTGCTGGAAATGAGGGTTGGTGAACCGCCAGCCGATCGAGGTGTCGAAAATCTGGCCCGGCTTGGCAAATGCGGCGGCGGGCTTCTCCTGGACCCAGGGTGCCCGGCTCATGGATTCAACGCCGCCGGCGATGACAATGTCCGCGGCTCCGGCCTTGATCATGTGGCTGGCCTGGATGATGGCGCTCAGGCCGGAGGCGCAGAGCCGGTTGACGGTGATCCCGGGAATGTGCAGCGGCAGCCCGGCCAGCAGAGTGGCCATCCGGGCAACGTTCCGGTTCTCCTCCCCCGCGCCGTTCGCATTGCCGAGTATGACCTCGTCAATGCTGTCGGGATCCAATCCGGCACGTGCCACGGCTTCCCGGACCACCAGGGCCGCAAGATCGTCCGGGCGCACGGTGGACAGCACGCCCCCATACCTGCCCACGGGCGTTCGGACCCCACCTACAAGGAAAGCCTGCGGACCTGCGGTTGCAGCCATGGAAACACCCTTCACGCGATAAACAGCACTGTCATCGGCGGCCGGCGCAGCGGAATCATCCACTTACCGACCGTTCGTTCTGTAAATGGTACACGGGAGGCCGTGGGCGCGCATCCGGTTACAGGACGGTCACCCCCAGGTGCGCTGCCATGAGCGGCGCGAGGAGTCCCAGCTGGTAGTCGTCAATAACCATGCCGGCCAGGCTGCCGAGTCCACTGATCCTGCGGAATTCGGTGCCCCTGAGGTCGAAGTCCTTCAGCTTGGCCCCAGCCAGGTCCAAGGTTCCCACGGTGCAGTCCACGAGCTTCACGCGGGTTGCCACCGCGGCACCAAGGTCAAGTTCATTGATGATGCACCCCGTGATCAGCACGTCCGCGAGCTTGGCGCCGCGGAGGTTGAGGAAGTCCAGCTTGCCGCCGTCGATCCGCACGGACTGCCAGCCGCTTTCGTACAGTTCCGCGGAACCCAGGCGGGGATTCCGGAACTCCACCTCCTGCCAGGTGCTGCGGGCGCCCCTGAACACCGGCGCGTACAGCTCCGCAAGGACGCAGTCGCGGAACGACACGCCGCGGAGCTGGGTTTCATTGAAGGAAGGGGCATCAAATTCGCATTCGGCAAAGACGGCACCGCCCAGGTCCAGGCCGTCAGCGACCGCACGGTTGAACCGGGCGTTCTCATGCCTCCCGCCCCGCCGGAACTCGAGTTCCGGAAGGTCCTCAAGGTCCTGCAGTTCCACGGGGGAAAGCCGGGGCGGGGCCACCTTTGCCGCGCCTTTGCCGCGCACTTTATCCATGACCCTGAGCCTAACGGCGGGCACCGACAAGATACAGCACGCGGAATCCGAGGGCCTTGCAATAGTAAGCAAGCTTTGCTTATCGTGAAAGGGCACGGTTGATCGACGGAAACGAAAGGAGGCCGGAACCATGGGCCTCGGAGACAAGATCAGTAACGCGGCAGAGGACCTTGGCGGCAAGGCCAAGGAAGCTGCAGGCAACGTGACCGATAACGACCGTCTGAAGGCAGAAGGCCAGGCCGACCAGGTCAAGGCAGATGCCAAGAAGGTCGGCGAAAATGTCAAGGACGAGTTCAAGCGGGACTAGTTCCTTGCTGGTGCAGCCGTAGCGAACGGCGTGCTGCAACAGCCCCACGGCGGTGGATCCACTGGATCCACCGCCGTTTCGCTGTCGAGATCCCATCGACAGCTGAGTACGTGTCGTTTTAAGGCGTCATAACGGCACGTACTCAGCAATCTATGGGATTCACCATCCACTGCGGGTGGGAGTGTGCCCCTTCCGGGAATCCTCGGGCATGGTCATTTCTGCCCGGAAGCCGAGCAGGCGGATAGGGCGGCCCGGCTCGATTTTTGACACCAGATCGAGCGCCGCCGCCAGGACGACGGCGGGATCCGACGTCGCCGGGATCTTCCGGCCGAAGGTGGTGGTGCTGAACGGGGCATACCGCACCTTCAGCGTCAGGCCAACCACCGGCCGCCCCTCGGCAGCAACATCCTCCAGTACCCGGGCAGCCAACTCCCTGACGGCGTCGTCAATCTCCGCAGCGTCTGTCAGGTCGTGCTGGAAGGTTGTCTCTCGGCTGTGGCCCCGCGCCACCCACGGCGTATCGTCCACCACGCGGGCTCCGTCACCCCGCCCAAGCTGGGCATACCAGGGACCCATTTTGGGGCCGAACTCCGGGACGAGGTCATTAGGGTCCGCGGCCGCCAGGGCAGCAACGGTCTTGATGCCCAGCCTGGCCAGGCGCTGCGACACCTTGGTTCCCACACCCCACAGGTCAATCGTGGGCCGGTCCCCCATCACCTCGAGCCAGTTGCCCTGCGTAAGCCGGAAGACGCCGGCAGGCTTGCCGAACCCGGTGGCGACCTTGGCACGGACCAGGGTGTCACCGATGCCGATGCTGCAGTGGAGACTTGTTTCCACCAGGACTGCCTTCTGGAGTTGCCGGGCCCAGGCCTCCGGATCCGCCGCCTCAATGCCAACGAATGCCTCGTCCCAGCCGAGCACCTGCACGGTGGCTCCGGGCTGTGAGCGCAGCACGGCCATGACCTTCTCCGACGCTTCAAGGTACGCCTCGTGGTCCACGGGCAGGATGACAGCGTCCGGCACTTTCCGCGCCGCGATGCGCAGAGGCATTCCCGAACCCACGCCGTAGGCCCTGGCTTCGTAGGACGCGGTGGACACCACTGCCCGCTCGGTGGGGTCGCCGCGGCCGCCCACGATCACCGGCTTGCCCGCAAGTTCAGGCCGGCGGAGCACCTCGACGGCGGCGATGAACTGGTCCAGGTCCACATGCAGCACCCAAGGTTCGCTCACATCCCCCAGTCTGCCCCGGGCCGGCGGCGCAGGCCACCCTCCCGCGACCTCCAGGGCTGGACCGTAAAAGGCGGGACTTCCCCGGAACGTCCGGTTAGCCTTGGCCGATGACCATCGTTGACCTGAGCGCTGCAAGCGCCGTCGCAGGCGGCTCCCCGGGCCTGCGCGGCTACCTGGCCGTACCTGAAGGGCCTGGCCCTTTCCCCGCCGTCGTGATGATCCACGAGGTGTTCGGCCTCGATGACCAGACCCGCCGGCATGCGGACCGGCTGGCCCGGGCCGGCTACCTCACCCTGGCGCTGGACCTGTTCAGCGACGGCGGCCGGCGGCGCTGCCTGGTAGGAACCATGCGTGCCATGGCGGCGCGGACGGGCCGGCCCTTCGTTGACATCGCCACAGCGCGAAAATGGCTTGCGGAATCGGAACTGGGCAACGGCAGGACCGGGGTGATCGGCTTCTGCATGGGCGGCGGATTCGCCCTGCTGGTGGCACGGGACGGGTTCGACGCCGCCTCCGTCAACTACGGGCGGCTCCCGGGAAAGCAGCAGGAGGACCTGGTGGAAGCGCTGCGCGGAGCCTGTCCGATCGTGGCCAACTACGGCGGCGTTGACAAGTCGCTGAAGGGAGCCGCCGCGCGGCTCGAATCAGCCCTGGACCAGTTGGGCATTGAGCACAGCGTGAAGGAATTTCCTGCGGCCGGCCATTCCTTCCTCAATGATGAAGAGCTGGGCCCGGCACTTCTCCGGCCGCTGATGCGGGTCATGGGCGTGGGACCGGACCCGGAGTCTTCGCCCGAAGCGTGGCGGCGCATTGAAGACCACTTCGCCACGTACCTGAAGGGCTAATCTCCATCGAGTGCTCCGTAGCTGCCCTTTTGAACGCCCAAAACGGCAGCTACGGAGCAATCGACGGAAAACGCCGACGGCGGGCCGCCCCACCAAAAGGGGGCGGCCCGCCGTCGAACTTTGTTTAAGGAAGCGTCAGCTGAAGAGCTCGCTCTTAGGCTGGTTGTTCTTGACCTTCTGCCAGCCCAGCCACAGGACCACCGCAAAGAACGGAATGGTGCCCAGGGTCCACAGGCCCAGGTAGAACACCTCGCCGGACTTGCTGGTCATGGTGTCGAAGCCGATCAGGACCGTGATGGCCAGCAGCCCCACCAGGCCGGCCCAGCTGGTCCACGGCGAGCCGGGCATCGCCAGGCCGGAGGTGACGCCCTTGCGCCGGCGCAGCATGATCTGGCTGGCAAAGATGGAACCCCAGCAGAAGATAACGCCGATCGAGGCGGTGTTCAGGGCCAGGTCGAACGCGTGCGAGCCGCCCAGCCAGATGTTCAGCATGATGCCCACCAGGTAGAAGGCCGCGATGGCAAGGATGGCCGCGTACGGGACGTGCCGCTTGGACATCTTTGTAAGCCACTGCGGGGCATGGCCGTTGTTGGCCATGGTGCGGAACACGCGGCCGATGGAGTACAGGCCGGAGTTGCAGGAAGACAGGGCGGCGGTGATCACGATCATGTTCATCACGTCGCCCACCCAGCCCAGGCCCATCTGGCCGAACACGGTCACGAACGGGGACGTGCCGGCCTTGTACTGGTCGGACGGCAGCAGCATGGCCAGCAGGGTCACTGAACCGACGTAGAACACCACAATGCGGAGGACGACGGCGCGGATCGCCTTGGGCACTTCGCGTTCCGGGTTCTGCATCTCGCCGGCGGTGATGCCCACCAGTTCGATGCCGTTGTAGGCGAAGATCACGGCGTTCAGGACCAGCACCATCACCAGGGCGCCCTTGGGGAACATTCCGCCCTCAGCGGCGAAGAGGTTGGCCACCGACGCGTGGCCGTCACCCACCTGGGCGTTGGTGACCACCATGAAGGTGCCCACGGCCAGGAAGATCAGGATGGCGCCCACCTTGAGGCAGGACGCCCAGAATTCGAACTCGCCGAAGGCCTTGACGCTGAGCAGGTTGACGGCAACCAGCAGGACCAGGGCGGCGATGGCCGAGGCTTCCACCGGGACATTGGGGAAGAAGAACTGGAAGTACAGGCCGATCGCGATCAGTTCGGCGATGCCGGTCATGCCCCAGTTGATGAAGTACATCCAGCCGGAGAGGAAGGCGCCCTTCTTGCCGAACATCTCGCCGGCGTAGCTGACGAACGAGCCGGAGGTCTGGCGGTACATGATGAGTTCGCCCAGGGCACGCATGAGCAGGTAGGCGATCACGCCGGCGATGGCGTAGGAGAAGATCAGGGCGGGGCCGGTGGAGGCGAGGCGGCCGCCGGCTCCCATGAAGAGGCCGACGCCGATGGCGCCGCCCATGGCGATCATGGTGACATGGCGCCTGCCCAGCGTCTTGCTGTAGCCCTCGGCACTGAGGGTGGGGTCGACGACGGCGGTTGATGGTGCCGTGCTGTTCTTTAGGTCTATGGGGGTACTTTGAGGCACAACTGTTCCTTGTGGGTTGGGGGTTGGCCGCATCCGGACTTCGTATGATCAGGCTCACAAAATTCGGCTTTACGTCTCTGGACCTACAAATGTGAGCGCGGGATCCTCGAACTGCCGAAGCTTCACGCGGCCTGACCATCTTACAAGACGGTGCGGGGTGGTACGTGACGCGCACTACACGCTGGCCGCCGGAGATAGGCTGGCGGCATGGCAACAGTCCACCGCTTACCGCCCGCTCCGCAGCCCCAGCTGTACCGCTTTTCCCGCCTGGACCTGGCCACCCTGTGCCTCTACGTCGCCATCGCCGGGTTCTTCGCAGCCGCCGGCGACCTGCTGGCCCCGTTCCTCCGGCAGATCGCCCCGTCGCCTGCCGCCGCGTCCTATGCAGTGAACCTTTTGTTCTATGCCTCGGTGGGAATACTGGCGCTGCTGGCGGCCCGCAGAGTTGCGGTCCGCGACCTCAGGGTGCTGGCAACCCGGCCGTGGTTCACGCTGCTGATGGTCCCGGCAGCCGTAATCGCGATGATGATCCTCACCGCGGTTGTGGTGGCGGCGAACGGGCAGGTGGAGACCTCGGCAAACCAGGCGGGACTGCAGGCACTCATGCAGCAGGTCCCCGCCTGGCTCATGGTTCCACTGCTGGTGGTGGTGGGCCCGTTCGTGGAGGAATACATCTTCCGGCACCTCCTGATTGGCAAGCTCAGCAGGCGCATCAACGTTTGGATCTGCTGCGCCCTTTCCGTGGTGCTGTTCGCAGCGCTTCACATCGTGGGGCAGGAAGCGATCACCCTCACGGCGCTGCTCCCCTACCTGGCCATGGGTGCCACGCTGGTATTCGTCTACATGTGGACCGGGAAGAACCTGATGTTCTCCTACTTCGTCCACGCCGCCAAGAACCTGCTGGCGGTGATCCTGGTCTACGCCATCCCGCCGGAACTCTTTGAGCAGATGCAGAACATCCAGGCGTAGCGCCTGCATGTTCTGCACGGGCAGTCACCCCTGACAGGTGTTCACGCCGGAAGTGTGTACCCGCGGAACGTGAAGCGGTGGCTGCCACTGGTCCGGCCCGCGATGTAGACCTTGATGCCGTCGGCCGCGTTGGTGCCGCCCAGGTAGCGGTAGCTTTCGCCCGGATTGTAAACGGCCGGGGCATCCGGGTCCGTGGGCAAACCGGGCCCGAACTCGACGACATCCCGGCCAACCCGGTAGGTTCCGGTCCCTGACAGCAACTGGAAGGTTCCGGGTGCACCCGCCGGCTGGACGCCGTCGAGCACTCCACCGGGCCGGAACGTGAGCTCCAGGGCAAAAGCGGTGTGGGTGCCCGCGAAACCGATGTCCAGGCCAACGTGCCCGTCGCCACAGTCCACACTGATCTCCGTGGCCAACCGGTGGACGTCCGCCGGCCGGGCAGTGAACTCCATCCCGGCGCTGAACCGGCCTTCATGCTCCAGCGCGTATATTCCGTCGGCCCTCAGTTGCTCCGGCGGCAGCGGCTGGTAGAAGCTCGCTTCCAGCTCTTCCCGCAGGACCACGGAACGGCCACGCCGGGCCGTGTGCTGGCTGCGGAACGGCCCCAGGTCGAAGAAACTCCTGGACAGCCGCACGTCGGACAGCACCGCTGCACCGTTTCCGAAGCGGAGGAAAGTGGGGTTGGTGGCGAGGCCAGACCCCACCCCCGGGACCAG
Proteins encoded in this window:
- a CDS encoding 3-hydroxyacyl-CoA dehydrogenase family protein, with the protein product MSNVEIPANLPTSVGVLGGGRMGAGIAHAFLIKGADVLVVERDEQSAEAARERVESAAAKSIERGVTDANLDEMVSRLNVGVDYDAFKDRHLVVEAVPEDWDLKVSALRDIEERLAEDAFIASNTSSLSVNGLARELKRPENFLGLHFFNPVPASTLIEVVLGERTSPGLAAEAKRWVEALGKTAVVVNDAPGFASSRLGVAIALEAMRMVEEGVASAEDIDAAMVLGYKHPTGPLKTTDIVGLDVRLGIAEYLHSTLGERFAPPQILKDKVARGELGRKTGKGFFDWPS
- a CDS encoding enoyl-CoA hydratase/isomerase family protein, which translates into the protein MGMAVDLASENFAALLVEERDDRVVVLLNRPDVKNAIDQQMVDELHTVCAALEQNPKVLIIAGVDGVFASGADIAQLRERRRDDALQGINSTIFVRIAKLPMPVIAALDGYCLGGGAELAYAADFRIGTPNVRIGNPETGLGILAAAGASWRLKELVGEPLAKQILLAGLVLGAEEARAANLITEIHDPADLLDAAHSLANRIGRQDPLAVRITKSVFHAPAEAHPLIDQLAQGILFESQAKFDRMQAFLDRNAAKKANAASATPADGK
- a CDS encoding thiolase family protein, whose amino-acid sequence is MAATAGPQAFLVGGVRTPVGRYGGVLSTVRPDDLAALVVREAVARAGLDPDSIDEVILGNANGAGEENRNVARMATLLAGLPLHIPGITVNRLCASGLSAIIQASHMIKAGAADIVIAGGVESMSRAPWVQEKPAAAFAKPGQIFDTSIGWRFTNPHFQHGGLSRDGKMTYSMPETAEEVARVDGISREDADAFAVRSHQLALDAIQAGRFKDEIVPVTVKSRKSETVVDTDEGPRAGTSMDVLAGLKPVAHGGSVVTAGNSSSLNDGASAIIVASEAAIERLGLIPRARIIDGASAGCEPEIMGIGPVPATQKVLKRSGLSVGDLSAVELNEAFATQSLACIRRLGLEPEIVNRDGGAIALGHPLGSSGSRLAITLLGRMEREDARIGLATMCVGVGQGTAMLLEKI
- a CDS encoding pentapeptide repeat-containing protein, encoding MDKVRGKGAAKVAPPRLSPVELQDLEDLPELEFRRGGRHENARFNRAVADGLDLGGAVFAECEFDAPSFNETQLRGVSFRDCVLAELYAPVFRGARSTWQEVEFRNPRLGSAELYESGWQSVRIDGGKLDFLNLRGAKLADVLITGCIINELDLGAAVATRVKLVDCTVGTLDLAGAKLKDFDLRGTEFRRISGLGSLAGMVIDDYQLGLLAPLMAAHLGVTVL
- a CDS encoding CsbD family protein; this encodes MGLGDKISNAAEDLGGKAKEAAGNVTDNDRLKAEGQADQVKADAKKVGENVKDEFKRD
- a CDS encoding DNA polymerase IV is translated as MSEPWVLHVDLDQFIAAVEVLRRPELAGKPVIVGGRGDPTERAVVSTASYEARAYGVGSGMPLRIAARKVPDAVILPVDHEAYLEASEKVMAVLRSQPGATVQVLGWDEAFVGIEAADPEAWARQLQKAVLVETSLHCSIGIGDTLVRAKVATGFGKPAGVFRLTQGNWLEVMGDRPTIDLWGVGTKVSQRLARLGIKTVAALAAADPNDLVPEFGPKMGPWYAQLGRGDGARVVDDTPWVARGHSRETTFQHDLTDAAEIDDAVRELAARVLEDVAAEGRPVVGLTLKVRYAPFSTTTFGRKIPATSDPAVVLAAALDLVSKIEPGRPIRLLGFRAEMTMPEDSRKGHTPTRSGW
- a CDS encoding dienelactone hydrolase family protein, which produces MTIVDLSAASAVAGGSPGLRGYLAVPEGPGPFPAVVMIHEVFGLDDQTRRHADRLARAGYLTLALDLFSDGGRRRCLVGTMRAMAARTGRPFVDIATARKWLAESELGNGRTGVIGFCMGGGFALLVARDGFDAASVNYGRLPGKQQEDLVEALRGACPIVANYGGVDKSLKGAAARLESALDQLGIEHSVKEFPAAGHSFLNDEELGPALLRPLMRVMGVGPDPESSPEAWRRIEDHFATYLKG
- a CDS encoding amino acid permease; protein product: MPQSTPIDLKNSTAPSTAVVDPTLSAEGYSKTLGRRHVTMIAMGGAIGVGLFMGAGGRLASTGPALIFSYAIAGVIAYLLMRALGELIMYRQTSGSFVSYAGEMFGKKGAFLSGWMYFINWGMTGIAELIAIGLYFQFFFPNVPVEASAIAALVLLVAVNLLSVKAFGEFEFWASCLKVGAILIFLAVGTFMVVTNAQVGDGHASVANLFAAEGGMFPKGALVMVLVLNAVIFAYNGIELVGITAGEMQNPEREVPKAIRAVVLRIVVFYVGSVTLLAMLLPSDQYKAGTSPFVTVFGQMGLGWVGDVMNMIVITAALSSCNSGLYSIGRVFRTMANNGHAPQWLTKMSKRHVPYAAILAIAAFYLVGIMLNIWLGGSHAFDLALNTASIGVIFCWGSIFASQIMLRRRKGVTSGLAMPGSPWTSWAGLVGLLAITVLIGFDTMTSKSGEVFYLGLWTLGTIPFFAVVLWLGWQKVKNNQPKSELFS
- a CDS encoding CPBP family intramembrane glutamic endopeptidase, which codes for MATVHRLPPAPQPQLYRFSRLDLATLCLYVAIAGFFAAAGDLLAPFLRQIAPSPAAASYAVNLLFYASVGILALLAARRVAVRDLRVLATRPWFTLLMVPAAVIAMMILTAVVVAANGQVETSANQAGLQALMQQVPAWLMVPLLVVVGPFVEEYIFRHLLIGKLSRRINVWICCALSVVLFAALHIVGQEAITLTALLPYLAMGATLVFVYMWTGKNLMFSYFVHAAKNLLAVILVYAIPPELFEQMQNIQA